One Halomonas sp. THAF5a genomic region harbors:
- the ftsW gene encoding putative lipid II flippase FtsW translates to MSRLARLKGRLSTADQPFDGWLVLAALSLLLIGWVMVTSASSEVASSLTGNAWYFSLRHGVFLLAALVAGGLALRVPMAWWRANGPLLLLVGLALLALVLLVGREVNGSRRWLSLPGVPFNLQASEVAKFCLILYMAGYLERFLPQVRREWGAFLRPLAVMAVVAGLLILEPDYGAVVVMTGAVMGMLLMAGAPWGRFLVLLLLVGAIGALAAVAEPYRMARLTSFADPWADQFASGYQLTQALIAFGRGHWLGMGLGNSVQKLFYLPEAHTDFVFAVLAEELGLVGAIAVVGLFALLIWRAMAVGRRAELAGLAFAAYVSYGFALVLGAQAFINIAVSTGMLPTKGLTLPLLSYGGSSLVVSSMMVALLLRIDIETREVRRRARPTARRAGPGKAPPSGKRQGSTS, encoded by the coding sequence ATGAGCCGGCTGGCGCGTCTCAAGGGGCGGCTCAGCACCGCCGACCAGCCCTTCGATGGCTGGCTGGTGCTGGCGGCGCTCTCGCTCTTGCTGATCGGCTGGGTGATGGTGACCTCGGCGTCCAGCGAGGTCGCCTCGAGCCTCACCGGCAACGCCTGGTACTTCAGCCTGCGCCACGGTGTCTTCCTGCTGGCGGCGCTGGTCGCCGGAGGGCTGGCCCTGCGCGTGCCGATGGCCTGGTGGAGGGCCAACGGCCCTCTGCTGCTGCTCGTGGGCCTCGCGCTGCTGGCGCTGGTGCTGCTGGTGGGGCGCGAGGTCAACGGCAGCCGGCGCTGGCTGTCGCTGCCCGGCGTGCCCTTCAACCTGCAGGCCTCCGAGGTCGCCAAGTTCTGCCTGATCCTCTACATGGCCGGCTACCTGGAGCGTTTCCTGCCCCAGGTGCGCCGCGAGTGGGGCGCCTTCCTGCGCCCCCTGGCGGTGATGGCCGTGGTGGCGGGCCTGCTGATCCTCGAGCCCGACTACGGCGCCGTGGTGGTGATGACCGGCGCGGTGATGGGCATGCTGCTGATGGCCGGGGCGCCCTGGGGGCGCTTTTTGGTGCTGCTGCTGCTGGTCGGGGCGATCGGCGCCCTGGCCGCGGTCGCCGAGCCCTATCGCATGGCGCGCCTGACCAGCTTCGCCGACCCCTGGGCCGACCAGTTCGCCAGCGGCTACCAGCTGACCCAGGCACTGATCGCCTTCGGGCGGGGCCACTGGCTCGGCATGGGGCTCGGCAACAGCGTGCAGAAGCTCTTCTACCTGCCCGAGGCCCATACCGACTTCGTCTTCGCGGTGCTCGCCGAGGAGCTCGGCCTGGTCGGCGCGATCGCCGTGGTGGGGCTCTTCGCCCTGCTGATCTGGCGGGCCATGGCGGTGGGGCGCCGCGCCGAGCTCGCCGGCCTGGCCTTCGCCGCCTACGTGAGCTACGGCTTCGCCCTGGTGCTCGGCGCCCAGGCCTTCATCAACATCGCCGTGAGCACCGGCATGCTGCCCACCAAGGGCCTGACCCTGCCGCTGTTGAGCTATGGCGGCTCGAGCCTGGTGGTGAGCAGCATGATGGTCGCCCTGCTGCTGCGCATCGACATCGAGACCCGCGAGGTCCGACGGCGCGCGCGCCCCACGGCCCGGCGGGCGGGACCCGGCAAGGCGCCGCCCTCCGGCAAGCGACAAGGAAGCACCTCATGA
- the murD gene encoding UDP-N-acetylmuramoyl-L-alanine--D-glutamate ligase produces MHKVPKGVTLVVGLGLSGRAICRHLSRLGVPFMVADTRAAPPGLEDFRAAHPGIAFHGGPLTELDLGEVEEVVLSPGVDPATPGLAALAGRTRPASGEPLVVGEIALFVRAARAPIAAITGSNAKSTVTTLVGEMAREAGMRVAVGGNLGTPALDLLAEAPEAELFVLELSSFQLETTPSLGAETAAFLNLSEDHLDRHGDMAGYRAAKLGVFRGARHAVVNAEDPMTWPATPLPAEDRFTTAAPVAEEWGIGRHRGADWLMHGETPLMAAADVRLPGRHNQANALAALAMGTRLGLPLAAMRAVLKRFAGLAHRGELVAEIDGVRWINDSKGTNVGATLAAIAGLGPTLEGRLILLAGGVGKGADFGPLAAPLARHGREAVLFGRDAERLAQALAGRLPVSRVDDLEAAMARAAEIATPGDCVLLSPACASLDQFRDYQARGEAFRGAVLARAETTP; encoded by the coding sequence ATGCACAAGGTGCCGAAGGGAGTGACGCTGGTGGTCGGGCTCGGGCTCTCCGGGCGGGCCATCTGTCGCCACTTGAGCCGGCTCGGCGTGCCCTTCATGGTCGCCGACACCCGCGCCGCGCCGCCCGGGCTCGAGGACTTCCGCGCCGCCCACCCGGGCATCGCCTTCCACGGCGGGCCGCTCACCGAGCTCGACCTCGGCGAGGTCGAGGAGGTGGTGCTGAGCCCGGGGGTCGACCCGGCGACGCCCGGGCTCGCCGCGCTCGCCGGGCGCACCCGCCCGGCCTCCGGCGAGCCGCTGGTGGTCGGAGAGATCGCGCTCTTCGTGCGCGCGGCCCGGGCGCCCATCGCCGCCATCACCGGCTCGAACGCCAAGTCCACGGTCACCACCCTGGTCGGCGAGATGGCCCGCGAGGCCGGCATGCGCGTCGCCGTGGGCGGCAACCTCGGTACCCCGGCCCTGGACCTGCTGGCCGAGGCGCCCGAGGCCGAGCTCTTCGTGCTGGAGCTCTCCAGCTTCCAGCTCGAGACCACGCCGTCGCTCGGCGCCGAGACGGCGGCCTTCCTCAATCTCTCCGAGGACCACCTCGATCGCCACGGCGACATGGCCGGCTACCGCGCCGCCAAGCTCGGCGTCTTCCGCGGTGCCCGCCACGCCGTGGTCAATGCCGAGGATCCCATGACCTGGCCGGCCACGCCGCTGCCCGCCGAGGATCGCTTCACCACCGCCGCCCCCGTGGCGGAGGAGTGGGGGATCGGGCGTCACCGGGGCGCGGACTGGCTGATGCACGGCGAGACGCCGCTGATGGCTGCCGCCGACGTGCGCCTGCCCGGCCGCCACAACCAGGCCAACGCCCTAGCCGCCCTGGCGATGGGCACCCGGCTGGGGCTGCCGCTCGCCGCGATGCGCGCGGTGCTCAAGCGCTTCGCCGGCCTGGCCCATCGCGGTGAGCTGGTGGCCGAGATCGACGGCGTGCGCTGGATCAACGACTCCAAGGGCACCAACGTCGGGGCGACCCTGGCCGCCATCGCGGGGCTGGGGCCGACGCTGGAGGGCCGGCTGATCCTGCTGGCCGGCGGGGTCGGCAAGGGTGCCGACTTCGGCCCCCTGGCGGCGCCGCTGGCGCGCCATGGCCGCGAGGCGGTCCTCTTCGGGCGCGACGCCGAGCGCCTCGCGCAGGCCCTGGCGGGGCGGCTGCCGGTGAGCCGGGTCGACGACCTGGAGGCGGCGATGGCCCGGGCCGCCGAGATCGCCACGCCGGGCGACTGCGTGCTGCTTTCGCCGGCCTGCGCGAGCCTCGATCAGTTCCGCGACTACCAGGCCCGCGGCGAGGCTTTCCGCGGGGCGGTGCTGGCGCGGGCGGAGACGACGCCATGA
- the mraY gene encoding phospho-N-acetylmuramoyl-pentapeptide-transferase codes for MLLFLADFLAQFHSAFNVFDYLTLRMILGTLTALVLCLWLGPLMIRRLVERQIGQAVRDDGPQSHLSKAGTPTMGGAMILMAIAVSTLLWGDLTNHYVWLVLGVTLGFGAIGWVDDFRKVVEKNPRGLPARWKYFWQSVIGLSAAVLLYVTAASPVETSLIVPVFKEFVLPLGVFYVVLTYLVIVGSSNAVNLTDGLDGLAIMPTVLVAMGLAVFAYASGNTVFSDYLQIPFIPGAGELAVFCATIAGAGLGFLWFNTYPAQVFMGDVGALALGAALGVVAVIVRQEVVLFIMGGIFVMETVSVILQVGSYKLTGRRIFRMAPLHHHYELKGWPEPRVIVRFWIITVVLVLIGLATLKVR; via the coding sequence ATGCTGCTCTTTCTGGCTGACTTCCTGGCGCAATTTCACAGCGCCTTCAACGTTTTCGACTATCTGACCCTGCGCATGATCCTGGGCACCCTGACCGCCCTGGTGCTCTGCCTGTGGCTTGGGCCACTGATGATCCGCCGCCTGGTGGAGCGCCAGATCGGCCAGGCGGTGCGTGACGACGGTCCCCAGTCGCATCTCTCCAAGGCCGGCACGCCGACCATGGGCGGGGCCATGATCCTGATGGCCATCGCGGTGAGTACCCTGCTGTGGGGCGACCTGACCAACCACTATGTCTGGCTGGTGCTGGGCGTGACCCTGGGCTTCGGCGCCATCGGCTGGGTCGACGACTTCCGCAAGGTGGTTGAGAAGAACCCGCGGGGCCTGCCCGCGCGCTGGAAGTACTTCTGGCAGTCGGTGATCGGCCTCTCGGCGGCGGTGCTGCTCTACGTCACGGCGGCCTCCCCGGTGGAGACCAGCCTGATCGTGCCGGTCTTCAAGGAGTTCGTGCTGCCGCTGGGCGTCTTCTATGTGGTGCTGACCTACCTGGTGATCGTCGGCAGCTCCAACGCGGTCAACCTCACCGATGGCCTCGATGGCCTGGCGATCATGCCCACGGTGCTGGTGGCCATGGGCCTCGCGGTGTTCGCCTACGCGAGCGGCAACACGGTCTTCTCCGACTACCTGCAGATCCCCTTCATTCCCGGGGCCGGGGAGCTCGCGGTGTTCTGTGCCACCATCGCCGGGGCGGGCCTCGGCTTCCTGTGGTTCAACACCTACCCGGCCCAGGTCTTCATGGGCGATGTGGGGGCGCTGGCCCTGGGCGCGGCCCTCGGCGTGGTCGCGGTGATCGTGCGCCAGGAGGTGGTGCTGTTCATCATGGGCGGGATCTTCGTCATGGAGACCGTCTCGGTGATCCTGCAGGTGGGCTCCTACAAGCTCACCGGGCGGCGCATCTTCCGCATGGCGCCGCTGCACCACCACTACGAGCTCAAGGGCTGGCCGGAGCCGCGGGTCATCGTGCGCTTCTGGATCATCACCGTGGTGCTGGTGCTGATCGGCCTGGCCACCCTCAAGGTCCGCTGA
- the murF gene encoding UDP-N-acetylmuramoyl-tripeptide--D-alanyl-D-alanine ligase gives MSGVGLGTLSDIAAALGLARPAEEAAVDAIVTDTRRLAPGALFVALVGERFDAHDFMTQAREAGAVAALVERPVDDPLPQLVVPDTRLALGLLARARRRAWRGDLVAVTGNSGKTTVKQMLATLLGRRAPTLATRGNLNNDIGAPLTLLELDDDHRQAVVELGANHLGEIAWTTALALPRVAIITNVTGAHVGEFGGTGRIAQAKAEILAGLPDDGVAVLNRDDAFFATWASLAAPREVLDFGLDPRARVHAVALACDALGRYAFTLVRDGREIGRVRLALMGRHNVANALAAAAAALAMGLAEAEVLAGLAAVAPMPGRLSTVEGLNGTRLLDDTYNANPGAVKAALDVLVTLPGPHWCLLGAMGELGGESDRLHAELGDYARERGIDFLGTLGAPARPASQAFGEGGTHFDDREALTRHVLHHLPPGASVLVKGSRSAGMEHVVAALRADASR, from the coding sequence ATGAGCGGCGTCGGCCTCGGGACCCTGTCCGATATCGCGGCCGCCCTGGGGCTGGCCCGGCCCGCCGAGGAGGCCGCCGTCGATGCCATCGTCACCGATACCCGGCGCCTCGCCCCCGGGGCGCTCTTCGTGGCCCTGGTCGGCGAGCGCTTCGATGCCCATGACTTCATGACCCAGGCGCGGGAGGCCGGCGCCGTGGCGGCGCTGGTCGAGCGCCCGGTGGACGACCCGCTGCCCCAGCTGGTGGTGCCCGATACCCGCCTCGCCCTGGGCCTGCTCGCCCGGGCGCGGCGCCGGGCCTGGCGGGGCGATCTGGTCGCCGTCACCGGCAACAGCGGCAAGACCACCGTCAAGCAGATGCTGGCCACCCTGCTGGGCCGGCGGGCGCCGACGCTCGCCACCCGGGGCAACCTCAACAACGACATCGGCGCGCCCCTGACGCTGCTCGAGCTCGACGACGACCACCGCCAGGCGGTGGTGGAGCTCGGCGCCAACCACCTCGGCGAGATCGCCTGGACCACGGCCCTGGCCCTGCCCCGGGTGGCGATCATCACCAACGTGACCGGCGCCCACGTCGGCGAGTTCGGCGGCACGGGACGCATCGCCCAGGCCAAAGCCGAGATACTGGCCGGCCTGCCCGACGACGGGGTGGCGGTGCTCAATCGCGACGACGCCTTCTTCGCCACCTGGGCGAGCCTCGCCGCGCCTCGGGAGGTGCTCGATTTCGGGCTCGATCCGAGGGCGCGCGTGCACGCCGTGGCGCTGGCCTGCGACGCCCTCGGACGCTATGCTTTCACGCTTGTCCGGGACGGCCGCGAGATCGGCCGGGTCCGGCTGGCCCTGATGGGACGCCACAACGTGGCCAACGCCCTGGCCGCCGCGGCCGCGGCCCTGGCCATGGGCCTTGCCGAGGCCGAGGTGCTGGCCGGGCTCGCGGCGGTGGCGCCGATGCCGGGCCGGCTGAGCACCGTGGAGGGCCTCAACGGCACCCGGCTGCTTGACGATACCTATAATGCCAACCCCGGCGCGGTGAAGGCGGCGCTCGATGTCCTCGTGACGCTGCCCGGGCCGCACTGGTGCCTGCTCGGCGCCATGGGAGAACTGGGGGGCGAGTCCGACCGGCTGCATGCCGAGCTCGGCGACTATGCGCGGGAACGGGGCATCGACTTCCTGGGTACCCTGGGCGCGCCGGCACGGCCGGCCAGCCAGGCCTTCGGCGAAGGCGGGACCCATTTCGACGATCGGGAGGCGCTCACGCGCCACGTCCTCCACCATCTACCGCCCGGGGCCAGCGTGCTGGTCAAGGGCTCGCGCAGCGCCGGCATGGAACACGTCGTGGCCGCCCTGCGCGCGGATGCTTCAAGGTGA
- a CDS encoding UDP-N-acetylmuramoyl-L-alanyl-D-glutamate--2,6-diaminopimelate ligase, with the protein MQLSAERLEAGLVGLWPDCRDALEGVGLPDPASLVLDSRRVGVGDVFVAVPGVTVDGRDFIDQALAAGAALVLAHDDGRPGPEDSRVLWLAGLREAQGELGRVLFGVPATLELIGVTGTNGKSSVTHYLAELSQALGVEAGLIGTLGHGRPGALTAGRLTTPGPLALQAALGELAAEGVTRVAMEASSHALEQGRLDGASVRAAVFTNLSRDHLDYHGSMAAYAAAKARLFRRRELELAVVNGDDPLARLMLAGVHRGARVLAVGQDEAVTLRVVDWLAWPEGQRALIATPEGERELELALMGRFTLDNVLLAIATLHGLGHPLEALFAAAAALAPVPGRMAPLSRPGAPTVVIDYAHTPDALDNALSALRAHLPGSGRLWCLFGCGGDRDSGKRPLMAAAAARHADVLVVTDDNPRGEAPESIRAEVLAGLDEAADVEVHEIDGRGAAIARVLAEAAPDDVILIAGKGHEDYQEVAGVRHAFSDLAEAERGLAGRAGESAR; encoded by the coding sequence ATGCAGCTGAGTGCCGAGCGACTCGAGGCGGGCCTGGTCGGCCTGTGGCCGGACTGCCGCGATGCCCTGGAGGGCGTCGGCCTGCCCGATCCCGCGAGCCTGGTTCTCGACAGCCGCCGAGTCGGCGTGGGCGACGTCTTCGTCGCGGTGCCCGGCGTGACGGTCGACGGCCGCGACTTCATCGACCAGGCGCTGGCCGCCGGGGCGGCGCTGGTGCTGGCCCACGACGATGGCCGGCCGGGCCCAGAGGACTCCCGCGTGCTGTGGCTCGCGGGGCTGCGCGAGGCCCAGGGGGAGCTCGGGCGGGTGCTGTTCGGCGTGCCGGCGACGCTGGAGCTGATCGGCGTGACCGGCACCAACGGCAAGAGCTCGGTGACCCACTACCTGGCCGAGCTGAGCCAGGCCCTCGGCGTGGAGGCGGGGCTGATCGGCACCCTGGGCCATGGCCGCCCCGGCGCCCTGACGGCCGGCCGGTTGACCACGCCGGGACCGCTGGCCCTGCAGGCGGCGCTCGGCGAGCTGGCCGCCGAGGGAGTGACGCGGGTCGCCATGGAGGCCTCCTCCCACGCCCTGGAGCAGGGGCGTCTCGACGGCGCCAGCGTGCGGGCGGCGGTGTTCACCAACCTGAGCCGTGACCACCTCGACTACCACGGCAGCATGGCGGCCTACGCCGCCGCCAAGGCGCGACTGTTCCGCCGCCGCGAGCTCGAGCTCGCGGTGGTCAACGGCGACGACCCCCTGGCGCGGCTGATGCTCGCCGGCGTGCATCGCGGCGCGCGCGTGCTGGCGGTGGGCCAGGACGAGGCGGTGACCCTGCGCGTCGTCGACTGGCTCGCCTGGCCCGAGGGTCAGCGTGCGCTGATCGCCACGCCCGAGGGCGAGCGCGAGCTGGAACTCGCGCTGATGGGGCGATTCACCCTGGACAACGTGCTGCTGGCCATCGCCACCCTGCACGGCCTGGGCCACCCCCTCGAGGCGCTCTTCGCGGCCGCGGCCGCGCTTGCCCCGGTGCCCGGGCGCATGGCGCCGCTGTCGCGCCCGGGGGCGCCCACGGTCGTCATCGACTACGCCCATACGCCGGATGCCCTGGACAATGCCCTGTCGGCACTGCGCGCGCACCTGCCGGGCAGCGGACGGCTGTGGTGCCTGTTCGGCTGCGGCGGCGACCGCGACAGCGGCAAGCGCCCGCTGATGGCCGCGGCCGCGGCGCGCCATGCCGACGTGCTGGTGGTCACCGACGACAACCCCCGCGGCGAGGCCCCCGAGTCGATCCGCGCCGAGGTCCTCGCGGGCCTGGACGAGGCCGCCGACGTCGAGGTGCACGAGATCGACGGGCGCGGCGCGGCCATCGCCCGGGTGCTGGCCGAGGCCGCCCCCGACGACGTGATCCTGATCGCCGGCAAGGGCCACGAGGACTACCAGGAGGTGGCGGGCGTGCGCCACGCCTTCTCCGACCTCGCCGAGGCCGAGCGCGGCCTGGCGGGGCGGGCCGGGGAGAGCGCGCGATGA
- a CDS encoding penicillin-binding protein 2 — translation MSGEARSGVTPRRPPPTAPMGQARYRMMMGLVLLGLALLAGRIVDLHVFDRPFLQGQGDARTLRTDTIPAHRGMITDRHGEPLAISTPVVTLWANPQDLPDDDIQRLMLANALGQDLETLNERIARYATREFMYLRRRMTPEAAQRVLSLRVPGVHAREEYKRYYPAGEVSAQLLGVTNIDDQGQEGLELAYQPYLAGVPGKRRVLKDRRGRLVRDLALLQEAQPGGDLTLALDQRLQYMAYRELKAAVSEHDADGGSVVMLDARTGEVLAMANQPSYNPNDRAGLDPQGLRNRAIVDTYEPGSVVKPLAMAAMIEHGGVAPETVVDTSPGWMVIDRFTIKDIRNYGELDLAGILEKSSNVGMSKLALRLDEPVIPATYRALGLGQSPGTGFPGEATGSIPAPVRWSSSQWAALSYGYGLSVSALQLASAFTAIANDGQRLPPSLLKLAEPPVGEPVIDPDVARRVLGMMDRVVAPGTGARRALVPGYRVAGKTGTVRKTAAGGYQARAYRSLFVGIAPVSDPRIVTVVMIDHPRGDSYYGGAVAAPVFSRVAGNALRLLDVPPDARAQDP, via the coding sequence ATGAGCGGTGAGGCACGCAGCGGCGTGACGCCGCGTCGCCCCCCGCCCACGGCGCCCATGGGCCAGGCCCGCTACCGGATGATGATGGGCCTGGTGCTGCTGGGCCTGGCGCTGCTCGCCGGGCGCATCGTCGACCTGCATGTCTTCGACCGCCCCTTCCTGCAGGGGCAGGGCGATGCCCGCACCCTGCGCACCGACACCATTCCCGCCCATCGCGGGATGATCACCGACCGCCACGGCGAGCCGCTGGCCATCTCCACGCCGGTGGTGACGCTCTGGGCCAATCCCCAGGATCTGCCGGACGACGACATCCAGCGCCTGATGCTGGCGAACGCCCTCGGCCAGGACCTCGAGACCCTCAACGAGCGCATCGCGCGCTACGCGACCCGCGAGTTCATGTACCTGCGTCGCCGCATGACGCCCGAGGCGGCCCAGCGGGTGCTTTCCCTGCGCGTGCCCGGCGTGCATGCCCGGGAGGAGTACAAGCGCTACTATCCGGCCGGCGAGGTGAGCGCCCAGCTGCTGGGGGTGACCAATATCGACGACCAGGGCCAGGAGGGGCTCGAGCTCGCCTATCAGCCCTATCTCGCCGGGGTGCCCGGCAAGCGCCGGGTGCTCAAGGACCGGCGCGGGCGCCTGGTGCGCGACCTTGCGCTCCTGCAGGAGGCGCAGCCCGGCGGCGATCTCACCCTGGCGCTGGACCAGCGGCTGCAGTACATGGCCTATCGCGAGCTCAAGGCGGCGGTCAGTGAACACGACGCCGACGGCGGCAGCGTGGTGATGCTCGATGCCCGCACCGGCGAGGTGCTGGCCATGGCCAACCAGCCCTCCTACAACCCCAACGACCGCGCCGGCCTCGATCCCCAGGGGCTGCGCAACCGCGCCATCGTCGACACCTACGAGCCGGGCTCGGTGGTGAAGCCCCTGGCGATGGCGGCGATGATCGAGCATGGCGGGGTCGCGCCGGAGACGGTGGTCGACACCTCGCCCGGCTGGATGGTCATCGATCGCTTCACCATCAAGGATATTCGCAACTACGGCGAGCTGGACCTGGCCGGGATCCTCGAGAAATCCTCCAACGTCGGCATGTCCAAGCTGGCCCTGCGCCTCGACGAGCCGGTGATCCCGGCCACCTACCGCGCCCTGGGGCTCGGGCAGAGCCCGGGCACCGGCTTCCCCGGCGAGGCCACCGGCAGCATCCCGGCCCCGGTGCGCTGGTCGAGCAGCCAGTGGGCGGCGCTCTCCTACGGCTACGGCCTGTCGGTCTCGGCGCTGCAGCTGGCCAGCGCCTTCACCGCCATCGCCAACGACGGCCAGCGCCTGCCGCCCTCGCTGCTCAAGCTGGCCGAGCCCCCGGTCGGCGAGCCGGTGATCGACCCGGACGTGGCCCGGCGGGTGCTCGGGATGATGGACCGGGTCGTCGCGCCGGGCACCGGCGCGCGCCGGGCCCTGGTGCCGGGCTACCGGGTCGCCGGCAAGACCGGCACCGTGCGCAAGACCGCCGCCGGCGGGTACCAGGCGCGGGCCTATCGCAGCCTGTTCGTCGGCATCGCCCCGGTCTCGGACCCGCGGATCGTCACCGTGGTGATGATCGACCACCCGCGGGGCGACAGCTACTACGGCGGGGCGGTGGCGGCCCCGGTCTTCTCCCGTGTGGCCGGCAACGCCCTGCGCCTGCTCGACGTGCCCCCGGACGCCCGGGCGCAGGACCCATGA
- the ftsL gene encoding cell division protein FtsL codes for MAQGRSAVTSSFGWPVRLGASRALLLVMLLLAACLASAIGVITTSHLTRDQYARLQVLEREQQQLQTEWGQLLLEESAWSSPARIERLAQQRLEMRLPDIDEVEVIQP; via the coding sequence ATGGCACAGGGACGCTCTGCGGTAACCTCTTCCTTCGGGTGGCCCGTGCGCCTCGGTGCGTCACGGGCGCTGCTGCTGGTCATGCTGCTGCTGGCGGCCTGCCTGGCCTCGGCCATCGGGGTGATCACCACCAGCCACCTGACCCGCGATCAGTACGCCCGCCTGCAGGTGCTCGAGCGCGAGCAGCAGCAGCTGCAGACCGAGTGGGGCCAGCTGCTGCTCGAGGAGAGCGCCTGGTCCTCGCCGGCGCGCATCGAGCGCCTGGCCCAGCAGCGCCTCGAGATGCGCCTGCCCGATATCGACGAAGTCGAGGTCATCCAGCCATGA
- the rsmH gene encoding 16S rRNA (cytosine(1402)-N(4))-methyltransferase RsmH has protein sequence MPPSAPEQPARGFRHASVLLDGAVEALIHDPDGIYLDGTFGRGGHSRAILERLGPDGQLLAIDRDPQAIAEAATLTDSRFAIERGEFARLGEISERHGLHGRLSGVLLDVGVSSPQLDDPERGFSFLRDGPLDMRMDPEQGESAAAFLARADEGEMVRVFKGYGEERYARRLARAIVSRRVERPFTRTADLAEVVKTAHPAWEKGKHPATRVFQALRIQVNGELEQLDAALDAALEALAPGGHLVVISFHSLEDRRVKRFIRDHVRGDTDLPRGVPLRDDQLKRRLESLGKARRPSAEEVQENPRARSAVMRVARKRY, from the coding sequence ATGCCGCCATCCGCCCCTGAACAGCCCGCCCGCGGCTTTCGTCATGCCAGCGTGCTGCTCGATGGCGCCGTGGAGGCGCTGATCCACGATCCCGACGGGATCTACCTCGACGGCACCTTCGGTCGCGGCGGTCACTCCCGTGCCATCCTCGAGCGGCTCGGCCCCGATGGGCAGCTGCTGGCTATCGATCGCGATCCCCAGGCGATCGCCGAGGCGGCGACCCTCACCGATTCGCGCTTCGCCATCGAACGCGGCGAGTTCGCCCGCCTCGGCGAGATCAGCGAGCGCCACGGCCTGCACGGCCGGCTCTCCGGGGTGCTGCTCGACGTCGGCGTCTCCTCGCCCCAGCTCGACGATCCCGAACGCGGCTTCAGCTTCCTGCGCGACGGCCCGCTCGACATGCGCATGGACCCCGAGCAGGGGGAGAGCGCCGCCGCCTTCCTGGCCCGTGCCGACGAGGGCGAGATGGTGCGGGTCTTCAAGGGCTACGGCGAGGAGCGCTATGCCCGCCGGCTGGCCCGGGCCATCGTGTCGCGCCGCGTCGAGCGCCCCTTCACGCGCACCGCGGACCTCGCCGAGGTGGTCAAGACCGCCCATCCCGCCTGGGAGAAGGGCAAGCACCCGGCGACCCGCGTCTTCCAGGCGCTGCGCATCCAGGTCAATGGCGAGCTGGAGCAGCTCGATGCCGCCCTCGACGCGGCCCTCGAGGCCCTCGCCCCGGGCGGGCACCTGGTGGTGATCAGCTTCCACTCGCTGGAGGATCGCCGGGTCAAGCGCTTCATCCGCGACCACGTGCGTGGCGACACCGACCTGCCGCGGGGCGTCCCGCTCCGCGACGACCAGCTCAAGCGGCGCCTCGAGTCGCTGGGGAAGGCGCGCCGGCCCTCCGCCGAGGAGGTGCAGGAGAACCCCCGGGCGCGCAGTGCGGTGATGCGTGTAGCGCGCAAGCGGTACTGA
- the rsmI gene encoding 16S rRNA (cytidine(1402)-2'-O)-methyltransferase, with product MSDTPAGSLYVVATPIGNLDDLSPRAARVLGEVALVAAEDTRHSGRLLRHLGLSRPMLSLHEHNEAARVDTLDARLAAGEDVALVSDAGTPLISDPGFVLVRELRARGRRIVPLPGPCALVAALSAAGLPTDRFLFQGFLPAKGGPRRARLESLAAREETLVFYESPHRVRDTLADLDTVLGERRVVLARELTKTFETFLDGTPRALLERMVADPDQARGEFVVMVAGAERRDDTERSAVEADALLTALLAEGVGVKQVAAVTARVLGGVKKEWYARAQALKDGH from the coding sequence ATGTCCGATACGCCTGCGGGTTCATTGTACGTGGTCGCCACGCCGATTGGGAATCTGGACGACCTGAGCCCGAGGGCCGCCAGGGTGCTCGGCGAGGTGGCGCTGGTCGCCGCCGAGGATACCCGTCACAGCGGCCGACTGCTGCGCCACCTGGGCCTGTCGCGTCCGATGCTCTCGCTTCATGAGCACAACGAGGCCGCGCGGGTCGATACCCTGGACGCCCGACTCGCCGCCGGCGAGGACGTCGCCCTGGTCTCCGACGCCGGCACGCCGCTGATCAGCGATCCGGGCTTCGTGCTGGTGCGCGAGCTCCGAGCCCGAGGGCGCCGCATCGTGCCCCTCCCGGGCCCCTGCGCCCTGGTCGCGGCCCTCAGCGCGGCGGGACTGCCCACCGACCGCTTCCTCTTCCAGGGCTTCCTGCCCGCCAAGGGAGGACCGCGTCGCGCCCGGCTGGAGTCGCTCGCCGCCCGCGAGGAGACCCTGGTGTTCTACGAGTCGCCCCACCGGGTCCGCGACACCCTGGCCGACCTCGATACCGTCCTCGGCGAGCGCCGGGTGGTGCTGGCCCGGGAGCTGACCAAGACCTTCGAGACCTTCCTCGACGGCACGCCCCGGGCGCTGCTCGAGCGCATGGTGGCGGACCCGGACCAGGCCCGCGGCGAGTTCGTGGTGATGGTGGCCGGGGCCGAGCGCCGCGACGACACCGAGCGCTCGGCGGTGGAGGCCGATGCCCTGCTCACGGCCCTGCTTGCCGAGGGGGTGGGCGTCAAGCAGGTCGCCGCCGTGACGGCGCGAGTGCTGGGGGGCGTCAAGAAGGAGTGGTATGCCCGGGCCCAGGCGCTCAAGGACGGTCATTGA